In a genomic window of Halalkalicoccus sp. CG83:
- the gatC gene encoding Asp-tRNA(Asn)/Glu-tRNA(Gln) amidotransferase subunit GatC, with product MSDQPVSPEEVRHVADLARIDLADEEVEEFTEQFVEILEAFETLDEVPETESEADLENVLRADEVRESLDQEEALRNAPHTEDGYFKGPRVS from the coding sequence ATGAGCGACCAGCCCGTCTCCCCGGAGGAGGTCCGCCACGTCGCCGACCTCGCCCGGATCGATCTCGCCGACGAGGAGGTCGAGGAGTTCACCGAGCAGTTCGTCGAGATCCTCGAGGCGTTCGAGACCCTCGATGAGGTGCCCGAGACCGAAAGCGAGGCCGACCTCGAGAACGTGCTCCGCGCCGACGAGGTCCGCGAGAGCCTCGATCAGGAGGAGGCGCTTCGCAACGCACCCCACACCGAGGACGGCTACTTCAAGGGGCCGCGGGTCTCATGA